The Methylomusa anaerophila genome has a segment encoding these proteins:
- a CDS encoding zinc ribbon domain-containing protein: MYCGHCGKKISYNAAYCRFCGQRLKHELSDTQPMTVVDVASISDQSVNHYGTNYLPRRSNLALNSMFLRPKLWRTVFRIIAVAVLITLTFVLVTFKSVEEYRILTAALGSILILYYWWKAR; this comes from the coding sequence ATGTATTGCGGTCATTGTGGCAAAAAGATATCCTATAATGCTGCCTACTGCCGTTTTTGTGGTCAGAGGTTAAAACATGAACTGAGTGACACTCAGCCTATGACGGTAGTAGATGTAGCTTCAATCTCGGACCAATCGGTAAATCATTATGGTACGAATTATCTACCCCGGCGCAGCAACTTAGCATTAAATTCCATGTTTTTGCGGCCTAAGCTTTGGCGAACCGTCTTTCGTATTATCGCCGTTGCTGTGTTGATCACCCTCACTTTTGTATTAGTAACATTTAAATCAGTCGAGGAGTACCGCATCTTAACAGCGGCATTGGGATCTATTTTGATTCTTTATTATTGGTGGAAAGCAAGATAG